From Streptomyces sp. NBC_00237, a single genomic window includes:
- a CDS encoding amino acid permease codes for MSRTSAPPPTPQTTDAPPTSDGTPASDGTLGHGLKQRHLSMIALGGVIGAGLFVGSGAGIAAAGPSIVIAYAISGLLVMLVMRMLGEMSAANPSSGSFSAHAERAIGPWAGFTAGWAFWFLLCVAVGLEGIGAAKIMQGWFPGSPQWAWVALFMVIFLATNLAAVKNFGEFEFWFAALKVGAISLFLIIGLLAIFGVLPGSDTAAPGLTNLTGDGGFFPNGSEGLIIGLLASVFAYGGLETVTIAAAESEHPVQGVARAVRTAMWRIAIFYIGSMAVVVTLVPWDDPKVASIGPYVATLDHLGIPAAGQIMNVIVLAALLSAMNANIYGSSRMAYSLVSRGQGPAFLGKLSGGVPRVAVLCSSVFGFVCVALSWISPDKVFPWLLNMIGALILVVWIFIAVSQLILRRRTERETPEKLVVRMWLFPYLTWVALAGMAVIFVLMLRQPDTRLQLAGTGGLTVFLIVLGLVRQKLAKARN; via the coding sequence ATGTCTCGGACCTCCGCGCCCCCGCCGACGCCACAGACCACCGACGCCCCACCGACCTCCGACGGCACTCCCGCCTCCGACGGCACACTCGGACACGGCCTCAAGCAGCGGCACCTCTCCATGATCGCCCTCGGCGGGGTGATCGGCGCCGGGCTCTTCGTGGGTTCGGGCGCGGGCATCGCCGCCGCGGGCCCCTCCATCGTCATCGCGTACGCGATATCCGGCCTGCTCGTCATGCTGGTGATGCGGATGCTGGGCGAGATGTCGGCGGCGAACCCGAGCTCGGGTTCGTTCTCCGCGCACGCCGAGCGGGCGATCGGCCCGTGGGCGGGCTTCACGGCGGGCTGGGCGTTCTGGTTCCTGCTCTGTGTGGCGGTGGGCCTGGAGGGCATCGGCGCGGCGAAGATCATGCAGGGCTGGTTCCCGGGGTCCCCGCAGTGGGCGTGGGTGGCGCTGTTCATGGTGATCTTCCTGGCCACGAACCTGGCGGCGGTGAAGAACTTCGGCGAGTTCGAGTTCTGGTTCGCGGCGCTGAAGGTCGGCGCGATCTCGCTCTTCCTGATCATCGGCCTGCTGGCCATCTTCGGCGTCCTGCCCGGCAGCGACACCGCGGCCCCCGGCCTCACCAACCTCACCGGTGACGGCGGCTTCTTCCCCAACGGCAGCGAGGGCCTGATCATCGGCCTGCTGGCCTCGGTCTTCGCGTACGGCGGCCTGGAGACGGTCACCATCGCGGCGGCGGAGTCCGAGCACCCGGTGCAGGGCGTCGCCAGGGCGGTCCGTACCGCGATGTGGCGCATCGCGATCTTCTACATCGGCTCCATGGCGGTCGTCGTCACCCTGGTCCCGTGGGACGACCCGAAGGTCGCCTCGATCGGCCCGTACGTCGCCACCCTCGACCACCTGGGCATCCCGGCGGCCGGTCAGATCATGAACGTGATCGTCCTGGCCGCTCTCCTCTCCGCCATGAACGCCAACATCTACGGCTCCTCCCGCATGGCGTACTCGCTGGTCTCGCGCGGTCAGGGCCCGGCCTTCCTCGGGAAGCTGTCCGGCGGGGTGCCGCGCGTCGCGGTCCTGTGTTCGTCGGTCTTCGGCTTCGTGTGCGTGGCCCTCAGCTGGATCAGCCCGGACAAGGTCTTCCCCTGGCTGCTGAACATGATCGGCGCGCTGATCCTGGTCGTCTGGATCTTCATCGCGGTCTCCCAGCTGATCCTGCGCCGCCGCACGGAGCGTGAGACTCCGGAGAAGCTGGTCGTACGGATGTGGCTGTTCCCGTACCTGACCTGGGTGGCGCTGGCGGGCATGGCGGTCATCTTCGTCCTGATGCTGCGCCAGCCCGACACACGTCTCCAGCTCGCCGGGACGGGCGGCCTGACGGTGTTCCTGATCGTCCTCGGTCTCGTACGGCAGAAGCTGGCGAAGGCCCGCAACTAG
- a CDS encoding amino acid permease has protein sequence MHDQAVRDPLDQKEPLSAGLKQRHLTMLGLGGVIGAGLFVGSGAGIAVAGPGIVLSYLIAGAIAMLVMRMLGELSAAMPASGSFSVHAERALGRWAGFSVGWLYWFLLVVVLAVEATGAAKIANGWAPGVPQWAWVLIFMVVFTLANLAAVKNFGEFEFWFAALKVGAIVLFLALGVLAIFGLLPDTEPIGLANLTGDGGFFPNGASGVISGVLAVVFAFGGLEVVTIAAAETDDPARAVGRAVRSAVFRILFFYVGSMLVIVTLLPWDSMTPGLSPYVAVLDRIGIPAAGTIMNIVVFVALLSALNANLYGSSRMVFSLAERGEAPKGLLKVSGGGVPRRAVLASVAFGFLSVVLNLLWPDTVFLYMLNAVGAVLLFVWGLIAVSQLKLRRRIEREMPERLTLKMWAFPYLTWAALAAMGVVLVLMLLDDTARPQLLWSAGATALVLLVALVREFRAKRA, from the coding sequence ATGCACGACCAGGCCGTACGAGATCCGCTTGACCAGAAGGAGCCCCTGTCCGCCGGGCTCAAGCAGCGCCATCTGACGATGCTCGGCCTCGGCGGGGTGATCGGCGCGGGGCTCTTCGTGGGCTCGGGCGCGGGCATCGCGGTCGCGGGGCCGGGGATCGTGCTCTCGTATCTCATCGCGGGCGCCATCGCGATGCTGGTGATGCGGATGCTCGGGGAACTGTCGGCGGCGATGCCCGCTTCGGGCTCGTTCTCGGTGCACGCGGAACGGGCGCTCGGCCGGTGGGCCGGGTTCAGTGTGGGCTGGCTGTACTGGTTCCTGCTGGTCGTGGTGCTGGCGGTGGAGGCCACGGGAGCGGCGAAGATCGCGAACGGGTGGGCGCCCGGGGTGCCTCAGTGGGCCTGGGTGCTGATCTTCATGGTGGTCTTCACGCTCGCCAACCTGGCGGCTGTGAAGAACTTCGGCGAGTTCGAGTTCTGGTTCGCGGCGCTGAAGGTTGGCGCGATCGTGTTGTTCCTGGCGCTGGGCGTGCTCGCGATCTTCGGGCTCCTCCCCGACACGGAACCGATCGGTCTGGCGAACCTGACCGGTGACGGCGGCTTCTTCCCGAACGGGGCGTCCGGCGTGATCTCCGGCGTCCTCGCGGTCGTCTTCGCGTTCGGCGGCCTGGAGGTCGTCACGATCGCCGCCGCCGAGACGGACGACCCGGCCCGCGCGGTCGGGCGTGCCGTGCGCAGTGCGGTCTTCCGCATCCTGTTCTTCTACGTCGGCTCGATGCTGGTCATCGTGACGTTGCTGCCGTGGGACTCGATGACGCCGGGGCTGAGCCCGTACGTCGCCGTGCTCGACCGGATCGGCATTCCGGCGGCGGGGACCATCATGAACATCGTGGTGTTCGTGGCGCTGCTCTCGGCGCTGAACGCCAATCTGTACGGCTCGTCCCGCATGGTCTTCTCGCTGGCCGAGCGCGGCGAGGCGCCGAAGGGGCTGCTGAAGGTCAGCGGGGGCGGGGTGCCGCGCCGGGCCGTGCTCGCCTCGGTCGCCTTCGGGTTCCTCTCGGTCGTCCTCAATCTGCTGTGGCCCGACACGGTCTTCCTGTACATGCTCAACGCGGTCGGCGCGGTGCTGCTGTTCGTGTGGGGGCTGATCGCGGTCTCGCAGCTGAAGCTGCGGCGGCGCATCGAGCGTGAGATGCCGGAGCGGCTGACGCTGAAGATGTGGGCGTTCCCGTATCTGACCTGGGCGGCGCTGGCCGCGATGGGTGTCGTCCTGGTCCTGATGCTGCTCGACGACACGGCCCGGCCGCAGCTTCTGTGGTCGGCGGGGGCGACGGCGCTGGTGCTGCTGGTGGCGCTGGTACGGGAGTTCCGGGCCAAGCGCGCCTGA
- a CDS encoding LPXTG cell wall anchor domain-containing protein: protein MLEKIGKEIIGKRAGSCLAVAAASVLLLPTAAFAADPTPGSSEGGTPGPSAPADLKISTELPEKISVDNKTGKTKITATVANKGSKATGQITMAVVGFDGLKVDAAQGCVPIPADKLPKGSNSGFACIVADLAAGASKSYAVDATFDLKKKGKICLPVTEGTSEKLLWQQGPVDFGTSKPTPNAPDTPLLLGTANVPFGPDEPAPASPSPGTSKPGKPGKPGGLPRTGVGSDALPLGIAGGLLLAAGGVGFWWSRRDRVSSH, encoded by the coding sequence ATGCTCGAAAAGATCGGGAAAGAGATCATTGGCAAGCGCGCCGGATCTTGTCTCGCGGTCGCAGCCGCGTCCGTTCTCCTTTTGCCGACCGCGGCGTTCGCCGCCGATCCGACGCCCGGCAGCAGCGAGGGCGGGACCCCCGGCCCCAGCGCTCCTGCGGATCTGAAGATCTCAACCGAACTTCCCGAAAAGATTTCGGTCGACAACAAAACCGGAAAGACAAAAATCACCGCGACAGTGGCGAACAAGGGCAGCAAGGCGACCGGCCAGATCACCATGGCCGTCGTCGGCTTCGACGGTCTGAAGGTCGACGCCGCCCAGGGCTGCGTGCCGATCCCGGCCGACAAGCTGCCGAAGGGTTCGAACAGCGGGTTCGCCTGCATCGTCGCCGACCTCGCCGCGGGCGCGTCGAAGTCGTACGCCGTCGACGCGACCTTCGACCTCAAGAAGAAGGGCAAGATCTGCCTGCCGGTGACCGAGGGCACCAGCGAGAAGCTGCTGTGGCAGCAGGGTCCGGTCGACTTCGGCACCTCGAAGCCGACGCCGAACGCCCCGGACACCCCGCTGCTGCTGGGGACGGCGAACGTGCCGTTCGGTCCGGACGAACCGGCTCCGGCGTCCCCCTCGCCGGGCACGAGCAAGCCCGGTAAGCCCGGCAAGCCCGGCGGGCTGCCGCGCACCGGTGTCGGCTCCGACGCACTGCCGCTCGGCATCGCCGGCGGGCTGCTGCTCGCCGCCGGGGGCGTCGGGTTCTGGTGGTCGCGGCGGGACCGGGTGTCCTCCCACTGA
- a CDS encoding biotin transporter BioY yields the protein MSTAAVTTRPGAVLADLLPATRVRDIALVVGGAALTGIAAQIAIPVPGTPVPVTGQTFAALLVGTAFGARRGFLALALYAVVGMAGVPWFQNGTSGPGGASFGYVIGMLLAATAVGALARRGGDRSMLRTAGTMVVGSAIIYAVGVPYLMAATGMNLSAALAAGVVPFLIGDALKAALAMGALPTAWKLVGRKG from the coding sequence ATGAGCACTGCTGCCGTAACCACCCGCCCCGGCGCGGTCCTTGCCGACCTGCTTCCGGCCACTCGCGTACGAGACATCGCACTCGTCGTCGGCGGCGCGGCGCTCACCGGCATCGCCGCCCAGATAGCGATCCCGGTCCCGGGCACCCCGGTCCCGGTCACCGGTCAGACCTTCGCCGCGCTCCTCGTCGGCACGGCCTTCGGCGCCCGCCGGGGCTTCCTCGCCCTCGCGCTGTACGCCGTGGTGGGCATGGCGGGCGTGCCGTGGTTCCAGAACGGCACGTCGGGCCCCGGCGGCGCGTCCTTCGGTTACGTCATCGGCATGCTGCTCGCCGCCACCGCGGTCGGCGCGCTGGCCCGGCGCGGCGGCGACCGCTCGATGCTGCGCACGGCGGGCACGATGGTCGTCGGCTCCGCGATCATCTACGCGGTCGGCGTCCCGTACCTGATGGCCGCGACCGGCATGAACCTTTCCGCCGCGCTCGCCGCAGGCGTGGTCCCCTTCCTGATCGGCGACGCCCTGAAGGCGGCCCTGGCGATGGGCGCGCTCCCGACCGCCTGGAAGCTCGTGGGCCGCAAGGGCTGA
- a CDS encoding DsbA family protein → MSETVKTPVDFWFDPLCPWAWMTSRWMLEVEKVRPVEVHWHVMSLSVLNEGRDVPEQYREGLKKGWGPVRVVIAAQQLHGEDVTGSLYTALGTRIHNEGRGITDEVIAEALAEVGLPADLLSYATSDTYDKELRASHQSGISLVGQDVGTPVIAVPGADGEQVAFFGPVVTPSPKGEAAARLWDGTLLVASTPGFFELKRTRTQDPIFE, encoded by the coding sequence ATGTCCGAGACCGTGAAGACCCCCGTCGACTTCTGGTTCGACCCGCTGTGCCCGTGGGCCTGGATGACCTCGCGCTGGATGCTGGAGGTCGAGAAGGTGCGTCCGGTGGAGGTCCACTGGCACGTCATGAGCCTCTCCGTCCTCAACGAGGGGCGCGACGTGCCCGAGCAGTACCGCGAGGGCCTCAAGAAGGGGTGGGGGCCGGTACGGGTCGTCATCGCGGCCCAGCAGCTGCACGGGGAGGACGTGACCGGGTCGCTCTACACGGCACTCGGCACCCGCATCCACAACGAGGGGCGCGGCATCACCGACGAGGTCATCGCGGAGGCCCTCGCCGAGGTCGGCCTGCCCGCCGACCTCCTCTCGTACGCCACGTCCGACACCTACGACAAGGAGCTGCGCGCCTCGCACCAGTCCGGCATCTCACTGGTCGGCCAGGACGTCGGGACGCCGGTCATCGCGGTGCCGGGGGCGGACGGGGAGCAGGTCGCCTTCTTCGGCCCTGTGGTCACCCCCTCGCCGAAGGGGGAGGCAGCGGCCCGTCTCTGGGACGGCACCCTCCTGGTCGCCTCGACGCCCGGTTTCTTCGAGCTCAAGCGGACGCGCACGCAGGACCCGATCTTCGAGTGA
- a CDS encoding superoxide dismutase, with product MAIYTLPELPYDYAALEPVINPQIIELHHDKHHAAYVKGANDTLEQLAEARDKDAWGSINGLEKSLAFHLSGHILHSIYWHNMASPKDSGGGEPTAADGVGDLADAITESFGSFAKFKTQLTKAAATTQGSGWGVLAYEPVSGRLIVEQVYDHQGNVGQGSVPVLVFDAWEHAFYLQYKNQKVDFIDAMWAVVNWQDVAKRYADAKNRTPLITP from the coding sequence ATGGCCATCTACACGCTTCCTGAACTTCCGTACGACTACGCGGCTCTTGAGCCCGTGATCAACCCGCAGATCATCGAGCTGCACCACGACAAGCACCACGCTGCGTACGTCAAGGGCGCGAACGACACCCTTGAGCAGCTCGCGGAGGCCCGTGACAAGGACGCCTGGGGCTCGATCAACGGGCTGGAGAAGAGCCTGGCGTTCCACCTGTCCGGCCACATCCTGCACAGCATCTACTGGCACAACATGGCCTCCCCCAAGGACAGCGGCGGCGGTGAGCCGACGGCCGCCGACGGCGTCGGCGACCTCGCGGACGCGATCACCGAGTCCTTCGGCTCCTTCGCCAAGTTCAAGACGCAGCTGACGAAGGCCGCCGCGACGACGCAGGGCTCCGGCTGGGGCGTCCTCGCGTACGAGCCGGTCTCGGGCCGTCTGATCGTCGAGCAGGTCTACGACCACCAGGGCAACGTCGGCCAGGGTTCCGTCCCGGTCCTGGTCTTCGACGCGTGGGAGCACGCCTTCTACCTCCAGTACAAGAACCAGAAGGTCGACTTCATCGACGCCATGTGGGCCGTCGTCAACTGGCAGGACGTGGCGAAGCGCTACGCCGACGCGAAGAACCGCACGCCGCTCATCACGCCGTGA
- the pepN gene encoding aminopeptidase N: protein MPGENLSRDEAQKRAELLSVDGYEVALDLRSAVGDHEGDGPRTFRSVTTIRFRSTTPGVSTFADLVAPSVNAVTLNGTELDPAKVFDGVRVTLDGVAAENVLVVDANCAYSRTGEGMHRFVDPEDGEVYLYTQYEPADARRVYANFEQPDLKAPYRFSVRAPEGWTAWSNGVGTLEEGVWTFAETQPISTYITAVLAGPYHYVSDSYSRTLADGTTLDIPLGAMCRKGLAKHFDADDVFLITKQGLDFFHDNFDYPYPFGKYDQAFVPEYNLGAMENPGLVTFREEYIFRGKTTDAAYEGRANVILHEMAHMWFGDLVTMQWWDDLWLKESFADFMGSFSMVEATRFTDGWITFTNRRKAWAYRADQLPSTHPITADIRDLEDAKLNFDGITYAKGASVLKQLVAYVGRDAFLEGARRYFKAHAYGNTQLGDLLAALEETSGRDLGEWSRSWLQTAGVNSLTPQVTYDAAGRITELAVVQEAAASHPELRPHRVAVGLYRLEGGELVRYARTETDVAGPRTVVTELAGAEKPALILVNDDDLTYCKIRFDEGSLETLRAHLGDITDPLARALCWSALWNLTRDALMPARDFIDLVLRFAGRESDIGVLQMLHAWTQTALGHYAAPDWREEGARLLAEGALRELRGAEPESQHQLTWARFFAAVASSDADHQLLEGLLAGTARIDGLDVDQELRWAFLTPLAAHGRADEKVIDAELARDDTASGKRHQVRCLAARPSEAVKAQAWATVVESDALSNALVEATNAGFVRGSQRELLAPYAEKYFAAIERVWAERSIQIGVLIVRDLYPSLQDPAATLAATDAWLTAHEGAAPALRRLVLEARDDLARAQRAQECDGA, encoded by the coding sequence GTGCCCGGTGAGAACCTGTCCCGCGACGAAGCCCAGAAGCGGGCCGAGCTGCTGTCCGTCGACGGCTACGAGGTCGCGCTCGACCTGCGGTCGGCGGTCGGCGACCACGAGGGGGACGGCCCGCGCACGTTCCGCTCGGTGACCACGATCCGTTTCCGCAGCACCACGCCCGGCGTCTCCACGTTCGCGGACCTGGTCGCGCCCTCCGTCAACGCGGTGACCCTCAACGGCACGGAACTGGACCCCGCGAAGGTCTTCGACGGCGTCCGCGTCACCCTGGACGGCGTCGCAGCGGAGAACGTCCTCGTGGTGGACGCCAACTGCGCGTACAGCCGTACCGGAGAGGGCATGCACCGCTTCGTCGACCCGGAGGACGGCGAGGTGTACCTGTACACCCAGTACGAGCCCGCCGACGCCCGCCGGGTGTACGCCAACTTCGAGCAGCCCGACCTGAAGGCCCCGTACCGCTTCTCTGTGCGCGCACCCGAGGGCTGGACGGCGTGGAGCAACGGCGTCGGCACCCTCGAAGAGGGCGTGTGGACGTTCGCGGAGACGCAGCCGATCTCGACGTACATCACCGCCGTCCTGGCCGGTCCCTACCACTACGTCAGCGACTCCTACAGCCGCACCCTCGCCGACGGCACGACGCTCGACATCCCGCTCGGCGCGATGTGCCGTAAGGGGCTCGCGAAGCACTTTGACGCGGACGACGTCTTCCTGATCACCAAGCAGGGCCTGGACTTCTTCCACGACAACTTCGACTACCCGTACCCCTTCGGGAAGTACGACCAGGCGTTCGTCCCGGAGTACAACCTGGGTGCGATGGAGAACCCCGGCCTGGTGACCTTCCGCGAGGAGTACATCTTCCGCGGCAAGACCACGGATGCGGCGTACGAGGGACGCGCGAACGTCATCCTGCACGAGATGGCGCACATGTGGTTCGGCGACCTGGTCACCATGCAGTGGTGGGACGACCTGTGGCTGAAGGAGTCCTTCGCGGACTTCATGGGTTCCTTCTCGATGGTGGAGGCCACGCGTTTCACCGACGGCTGGATCACCTTCACCAACCGCCGCAAGGCGTGGGCGTACCGCGCCGACCAGCTGCCGTCCACGCACCCGATCACGGCCGACATCCGTGACCTGGAGGACGCGAAGCTGAACTTCGACGGCATCACGTACGCCAAGGGTGCTTCCGTGCTGAAGCAGCTGGTGGCGTACGTCGGGCGGGACGCCTTCCTGGAGGGCGCGCGCCGTTACTTCAAGGCGCACGCGTACGGCAACACCCAGCTGGGCGACCTGCTCGCCGCGCTGGAGGAGACCAGCGGCCGCGACCTGGGCGAGTGGTCGCGCTCCTGGCTCCAGACGGCGGGCGTCAACTCCCTCACCCCCCAGGTCACGTATGACGCCGCAGGCCGCATCACCGAGCTGGCGGTCGTGCAGGAGGCGGCCGCTTCGCACCCGGAGCTGCGCCCGCACCGCGTCGCGGTCGGCCTCTACCGCCTCGAAGGCGGCGAGCTGGTCCGTTACGCCCGTACGGAGACGGACGTGGCAGGGCCGCGCACCGTCGTCACCGAGCTGGCGGGCGCTGAGAAGCCCGCGCTGATCCTCGTCAACGACGACGACCTGACGTACTGCAAGATCCGCTTCGACGAGGGCTCGCTGGAGACGCTGCGCGCACACCTCGGCGACATCACGGACCCCCTCGCCCGCGCCCTGTGCTGGTCGGCGCTGTGGAACCTCACCCGGGACGCCCTGATGCCCGCCCGGGACTTCATCGACCTGGTACTGCGGTTCGCGGGCCGTGAGTCCGACATCGGCGTGCTCCAGATGCTCCACGCGTGGACGCAGACGGCGCTCGGCCACTACGCGGCGCCCGATTGGCGCGAGGAGGGGGCGCGGCTGCTCGCCGAGGGGGCGCTGCGCGAGCTGCGGGGCGCCGAGCCGGAGAGCCAGCACCAGCTGACGTGGGCGCGCTTCTTCGCCGCGGTGGCGTCCTCGGACGCCGACCACCAGCTCCTGGAGGGGCTGCTGGCGGGCACGGCGCGGATCGACGGCCTGGACGTCGACCAGGAGCTGCGCTGGGCGTTCCTGACGCCGCTGGCGGCGCACGGGCGCGCCGACGAGAAGGTGATCGACGCGGAACTCGCCCGTGACGACACGGCGTCCGGCAAGCGCCACCAGGTGCGCTGCCTGGCCGCGCGTCCTTCCGAGGCGGTCAAGGCGCAGGCGTGGGCGACGGTCGTGGAGTCCGACGCGCTGTCCAACGCACTCGTGGAGGCCACCAACGCAGGATTCGTGCGCGGCAGCCAGCGCGAGCTGCTCGCCCCGTACGCGGAGAAGTACTTCGCGGCGATCGAGCGGGTGTGGGCCGAGCGGTCCATCCAGATCGGCGTGCTGATCGTCCGCGACCTGTACCCGTCGCTCCAGGACCCGGCCGCCACGCTGGCGGCCACGGACGCGTGGCTGACCGCGCACGAGGGTGCTGCTCCCGCGCTGCGCCGTCTGGTGCTCGAAGCGCGCGACGACCTGGCGCGGGCACAGCGGGCGCAGGAGTGCGACGGAGCCTGA
- a CDS encoding NUDIX hydrolase produces the protein MNAELRVAAYAVCVRDEKVLLARWVARDGAKRWTLPGGGLEHGEDPLETVVREVDEETGYAVEPVQLLGLDSIRRRYPRRLGSFADFQGLRIVYEARVTGGELRHETGGSTDLAAWHPLDAVSALDRVELVDTGLELWRTRPATGRVKSTS, from the coding sequence ATGAACGCAGAGTTGAGAGTGGCCGCCTACGCCGTGTGCGTACGGGACGAGAAGGTGCTGCTGGCCCGCTGGGTGGCCCGGGACGGTGCGAAACGCTGGACGCTGCCCGGCGGCGGCCTGGAGCACGGCGAGGACCCGCTGGAGACGGTCGTGCGCGAGGTCGACGAGGAGACCGGTTACGCCGTCGAGCCGGTCCAGCTCCTCGGGCTGGACTCCATCCGCCGCCGCTACCCGCGCAGGCTCGGGTCCTTCGCGGACTTCCAGGGCCTGCGCATCGTGTACGAGGCGAGGGTCACCGGCGGTGAACTGCGCCACGAGACGGGCGGCTCCACCGACCTCGCCGCGTGGCACCCCCTCGACGCCGTCAGCGCCCTCGACCGGGTCGAACTGGTCGACACCGGCCTCGAACTGTGGCGCACCCGACCGGCCACCGGCCGGGTGAAGTCCACATCCTGA